In one Cellulomonas sp. JZ18 genomic region, the following are encoded:
- a CDS encoding ABC transporter permease subunit has protein sequence MTAPTTTPPARAAAAPASHRSGQSAARVTFPRVVHAEWVKLWTLRSTYWTLGVALVVLVGFALIGAISVREFPEQLGDAADGSAALVSILLQPGLIIGPLAFVVLAALTVTGEYATGAIRSSLAAVPARLPILAAKALVVAVVVFLATAIGTGLALLVGAAVVPELAPDWGAPEVVRVVLGGPLYVTALALFALAAGALLRNTAATVSLVIGLVLVVENALNAIPWEPLEYVRPLLPSTAGISVASTEAQIEAAGQMFPRAFEISPWGGYGILLGWVVVLFVAAAVRLRTRDA, from the coding sequence ATGACCGCCCCCACGACCACGCCCCCCGCCCGCGCCGCCGCCGCACCCGCGTCGCACCGGTCCGGCCAGTCCGCCGCACGCGTGACGTTCCCGCGGGTCGTGCACGCGGAGTGGGTCAAGCTCTGGACGCTGCGCTCGACGTACTGGACGCTCGGCGTCGCCCTCGTGGTCCTCGTCGGGTTCGCGCTCATCGGCGCGATCTCGGTCCGGGAGTTCCCCGAGCAGCTCGGCGACGCCGCGGACGGCTCCGCCGCGCTGGTGTCGATCCTGCTGCAGCCGGGCCTCATCATCGGGCCGCTCGCGTTCGTCGTCCTGGCCGCACTCACCGTCACCGGCGAGTACGCCACCGGCGCGATCCGCTCGAGCCTCGCGGCGGTGCCCGCCCGCCTGCCGATCCTCGCCGCGAAGGCGCTGGTCGTCGCGGTCGTGGTGTTCCTGGCCACGGCGATCGGCACGGGCCTCGCACTCCTCGTCGGCGCCGCGGTGGTGCCCGAGCTCGCCCCCGACTGGGGTGCTCCCGAGGTCGTGCGCGTCGTGCTCGGCGGACCGCTGTACGTGACGGCGCTCGCGCTGTTCGCGCTCGCCGCCGGCGCTCTGCTGCGCAACACGGCGGCCACCGTGTCGCTCGTCATCGGCCTCGTCCTCGTGGTCGAGAACGCGCTCAACGCCATCCCGTGGGAGCCGCTGGAGTACGTGCGCCCGCTCCTGCCGTCGACCGCCGGCATCAGCGTCGCGTCGACCGAGGCGCAGATCGAGGCGGCCGGCCAGATGTTCCCCCGGGCGTTCGAGATCTCGCCCTGGGGCGGCTACGGGATCCTGCTCGGCTGGGTGGTGGTCCTGTTCGTCGCCGCGGCCGTGCGGCTGCGCACGCGCGACGCCTGA
- a CDS encoding efflux RND transporter permease subunit, producing MSRLARLSLANRSVVALITVAIAVFGWISLGSLKSELIPSLQIPTAVVVAVDPGSSPQLVEQQLTEPIEQAISAVDDVESVTSTSATSVSTTTVELTYGIDVEAAAGDVQRAVDRIRSQLPEGVEPTVITGSIEDLPVVQLAVAGTPDDVADGEDPQAALARVVEETVVPRLEQVEGVRDVTVSGVADEAVTITLDLPALTAAGLAPTAVQSVLQDNGVVLPTGTVADGDLTLSVQAGSEITSVEDLEALPLLGSATGAPVALGDVADVVVAPVPATSFSRLDGEPALAVALTKTPAGNTVDVSHGAQAAVDELRAQLGDGVDVEVVFDQAPFIEESIEGLATEGGLGLVFAVVVILLFLRSLRSTLVSAISIPLSLLVTFIGLRVGGYSLNILTLGAMTIAIGRVVDDSIVVIENIKRHLSYGEPKREAITTAVREVAAAITAATVATAAVFLPIALVGGMVGELFRPFAVTTAVALGASLLVSLTIVPVLAYWFVRADGAHAAQAEQQRHAAEEKERRGLLQRGYLATLRGSLAHPVLTVLAAVAVLAGTVGLSTRLETNFLGDAGQDTLTVTETFPAGTSLEAQDAAARETEEALLGVDGVETVQTTVGSAGGLEAAFGGGSTPRATYALTLAPDGDNAAVEADVRDAVGGLTDGTHGEVVVAGADAAFGSSTVDVVVQADDTDELADLAARVEEAVEGVEGTTDVTNNLSAAQPTVQVTVDRAAAAAAGLTETAVVGTVAGLLSPQPVGTVDLGNGPLDVTVVATAAPGTVDELRQLVLPTPAGVVPLTSVASVETVEVPVSVTRIDGRRAATVSATPEGQDLGALTERLRTALEDVDVPAGASVEVGGVAADQEEAFADLGLALLVAIAIVYVVMVATFRSLLQPVILMVSVPFAATGALIGLLLTGTPLGVPALIGVLMLVGIVVTNAIVLIDLVNQYRERGRDLDDAVMEGSRKRLRPIVMTAAATIFALLPMSLGLTGGGVFISRPLAIVVIGGLFTSTLLTLVLVPVLYTLVVRAQDRGRDRRQERARRRAEARGGAHAKHAA from the coding sequence CGGCTGGATCAGCCTCGGCTCCCTGAAGTCCGAGCTCATCCCGTCGCTGCAGATCCCCACGGCCGTCGTCGTCGCGGTCGACCCGGGCTCGTCGCCGCAGCTCGTCGAGCAGCAGCTCACCGAGCCGATCGAGCAGGCGATCTCGGCGGTCGACGACGTGGAGTCGGTGACGTCGACGTCCGCGACGTCGGTGTCGACGACGACCGTCGAGCTCACCTACGGCATCGACGTCGAGGCTGCGGCGGGCGACGTCCAGCGCGCCGTCGACCGCATCCGCTCGCAGCTGCCCGAGGGTGTCGAGCCGACCGTGATCACCGGCTCCATCGAGGACCTGCCGGTCGTCCAGCTCGCCGTCGCCGGCACGCCCGACGACGTGGCCGACGGCGAGGACCCGCAGGCCGCGCTCGCCCGCGTGGTCGAGGAGACGGTCGTGCCGCGCCTCGAGCAGGTCGAGGGCGTGCGCGACGTGACCGTCTCGGGCGTCGCGGACGAGGCGGTCACCATCACGCTGGACCTGCCGGCGCTCACCGCCGCCGGCCTGGCGCCCACCGCGGTGCAGTCCGTGCTGCAGGACAACGGGGTGGTCCTGCCCACCGGCACCGTCGCGGACGGGGACCTGACGCTGTCGGTGCAGGCGGGCTCGGAGATCACGTCGGTCGAGGACCTCGAGGCGCTGCCGCTGCTCGGCTCCGCCACCGGCGCGCCCGTGGCGCTCGGCGACGTCGCCGACGTCGTCGTCGCCCCCGTCCCCGCCACGTCCTTCTCGCGCCTGGACGGCGAGCCGGCGCTCGCCGTCGCCCTGACGAAGACACCCGCGGGCAACACCGTCGACGTGTCGCACGGTGCGCAGGCGGCGGTCGACGAGCTGCGCGCCCAGCTCGGTGACGGCGTCGACGTCGAGGTCGTCTTCGACCAGGCGCCGTTCATCGAGGAGTCCATCGAGGGCCTGGCCACCGAGGGCGGTCTGGGCCTCGTGTTCGCGGTCGTCGTGATCCTGCTGTTCCTGCGCTCGCTGCGCTCGACGCTCGTCTCGGCCATCTCGATCCCGCTGTCGCTGCTCGTCACGTTCATCGGCCTGCGGGTCGGCGGGTACTCGCTCAACATCCTCACGCTCGGCGCCATGACCATCGCGATCGGGCGCGTCGTCGACGACTCCATCGTCGTCATCGAGAACATCAAGCGGCACCTGTCGTACGGCGAGCCGAAGCGCGAGGCGATCACCACGGCCGTGCGCGAGGTGGCGGCGGCCATCACCGCCGCGACGGTGGCCACCGCGGCGGTGTTCCTGCCGATCGCGCTGGTCGGCGGCATGGTCGGCGAGCTGTTCCGGCCGTTCGCCGTGACCACCGCGGTGGCGCTCGGGGCGTCGCTGCTCGTGTCGCTGACGATCGTCCCGGTCCTGGCCTACTGGTTCGTGCGCGCCGACGGCGCGCACGCCGCGCAGGCGGAGCAGCAGCGCCACGCGGCGGAGGAGAAGGAGCGGCGCGGCCTCCTGCAGCGCGGCTACCTGGCGACCCTGCGCGGCTCGCTCGCGCACCCCGTGCTGACGGTCCTCGCCGCGGTCGCGGTGCTCGCCGGCACCGTGGGGCTGTCCACGCGCCTGGAGACGAACTTCCTCGGGGACGCCGGCCAGGACACGCTCACCGTCACCGAGACGTTCCCCGCGGGCACGTCGCTGGAGGCGCAGGACGCCGCGGCCCGCGAGACCGAGGAGGCGCTGCTCGGCGTCGACGGCGTGGAGACCGTGCAGACCACGGTCGGGTCGGCCGGCGGGCTGGAGGCGGCGTTCGGCGGCGGGTCCACCCCGCGCGCCACGTACGCCCTCACGCTCGCGCCCGACGGCGACAACGCCGCCGTGGAGGCGGACGTGCGCGACGCCGTCGGCGGACTGACGGACGGCACCCACGGGGAGGTCGTCGTGGCGGGCGCCGACGCGGCCTTCGGCTCGTCCACGGTGGACGTCGTCGTGCAGGCCGACGACACCGACGAGCTGGCCGACCTCGCCGCGCGGGTCGAGGAGGCCGTCGAGGGCGTCGAGGGCACGACCGACGTCACGAACAACCTCTCCGCGGCCCAGCCGACCGTGCAGGTGACGGTGGACCGCGCGGCGGCCGCCGCGGCGGGCCTCACCGAGACGGCGGTCGTCGGCACGGTGGCCGGGCTGCTCAGCCCGCAGCCGGTCGGCACGGTCGACCTCGGCAACGGCCCGCTCGACGTGACGGTCGTGGCGACCGCGGCCCCGGGCACCGTGGACGAGCTCCGGCAGCTCGTCCTGCCGACGCCCGCGGGCGTCGTCCCGCTCACCTCCGTGGCGAGCGTCGAGACGGTCGAGGTGCCGGTGTCCGTGACCCGCATCGACGGGCGTCGCGCCGCGACCGTCTCCGCGACGCCCGAGGGGCAGGACCTCGGCGCCCTCACCGAGCGCCTGCGCACCGCGCTCGAGGACGTCGACGTGCCCGCCGGGGCGAGCGTGGAGGTCGGCGGCGTGGCGGCCGACCAGGAGGAGGCGTTCGCCGACCTCGGCCTCGCGCTGCTCGTGGCGATCGCGATCGTCTACGTCGTCATGGTCGCGACGTTCCGGTCGCTGCTGCAGCCGGTGATCCTCATGGTGTCCGTGCCGTTCGCGGCGACGGGCGCGCTGATCGGCCTGCTGCTGACGGGCACCCCCCTCGGCGTCCCGGCGCTCATCGGCGTGCTCATGCTGGTCGGCATCGTCGTGACGAACGCGATCGTGCTCATCGACCTGGTCAACCAGTACCGGGAGCGGGGCCGTGACCTGGACGACGCGGTCATGGAGGGGTCGCGCAAGCGCCTGCGGCCGATCGTCATGACCGCGGCCGCGACGATCTTCGCCCTGCTGCCCATGTCGCTCGGGCTCACCGGCGGCGGCGTGTTCATCTCCCGCCCGCTGGCGATCGTCGTCATCGGCGGCCTGTTCACCTCGACGCTGCTCACCCTCGTGCTCGTGCCCGTGCTCTACACGCTCGTGGTGCGGGCGCAGGACCGGGGGCGCGACCGCCGGCAGGAGCGGGCACGGCGGCGCGCGGAGGCGAGGGGCGGCGCGCACGCGAAGCACGCGGCCTGA